From the genome of Verrucomicrobiia bacterium, one region includes:
- a CDS encoding efflux RND transporter permease subunit has protein sequence MIHRLIEWSLKNRFLVLSATLLIIALGGRAMYRTPVDAIPDLTENQVLVYADWAGRSPQEVEDQVTFPLTTGLQGLSGVKDVRATSMFGFSLVTIIFDEDVDAYFARTRVLERLNYLQANLPAGVQPQLGPDATGLGWIYQYYLHVDPAQAPGGGYDLGQLRAVQDWQVRYQLASVPGVAEVASIGGFVKQYQVELSSTKMRAAGVSLGEVLRAVQDANLNVGGKALEENGAEFVLRGIGLITSPDDLELTAIKSVNGTPIYLRDVATIQIGGAFRRGALDINGAEAVGGTVIMRTGENAKAVIQRVKERIADLASSLPPGVSIRSFYDRSTLIDRTLDTLKHALVEEILLVTLAHIIFLWHFRSIFIVTLPLPISILISFLLMRELGITSNIMSLTGIAIAIGVLVDAAIVVTENVIRQCERGEAERGRALTANERWSVTLTACQQVGRPIFFAMAIIILAFVPVFALTGREGKLFHPLAWTKTFAMIGSTLLAVTLVPVLCSLLVRGPFHSEDRNLFMRLLLKMYDPVLDWALRFRKTVIAVAALVLAAALVVAFGLPSGWTARWRQAGWTRTANWAQGFGKEFMPSLNEGGLLSMPVLLPKTGFSEIQRVMSWQDEMLAKIPEIEMVAGKLGRFETPTDPAPTEMLETTITLKPEWISTNRTVLGFIKLPRVVRNPAWREGMTLEQLKAELTEQLRIVPGYVPALLQPIESRILMLYTGIRAQVGVKIYGDNLEALQRKAYEVEAVMRKIPGATGVSPSRDQGKPYLNVKVDRRAMARYGLSARDVLDAVEVGLGGKDVSVVIAGRERYPIQVRLERGERDDLEKIGRLLIATHSENNNRAAVPAGGRATVSSERDEPGYIPLAMVASITRAIGANEIASENGQLRAYVQANVQDRDLGGFVRDVEAALRTLNWSGMTYQLAGEYENQRRFAQTMRLVFPAVLLIIFLLLYQIYHRAAEAAHVLLAVPFALSGGVFLQKLMGYNFNGAVWVGYIALFGTAVQTGVVMVVYLEEMLEKRRKERGAAFNAADLVRAVKDGARLRLRPKVMTVATIVASLLPIMWSHRQGAEVMKPLAAPVIGGMISSLLHILIVTPVIFAWLRGRELSQPKSPPPP, from the coding sequence ATGATTCATCGCCTCATCGAATGGAGCCTGAAGAACCGGTTTCTGGTCCTTAGCGCCACGCTGCTGATCATCGCGTTGGGCGGACGCGCGATGTATCGCACGCCGGTGGACGCGATTCCTGATCTCACGGAAAATCAAGTGCTCGTCTATGCGGATTGGGCGGGGCGCAGTCCGCAGGAGGTGGAGGATCAGGTGACTTTTCCCCTGACGACGGGGTTGCAGGGATTGTCCGGCGTCAAAGACGTGCGCGCCACTTCCATGTTCGGCTTCTCGCTGGTCACCATCATTTTCGATGAGGACGTGGATGCCTACTTCGCGCGGACACGCGTGTTGGAGCGGTTGAATTATTTGCAGGCGAACCTGCCGGCGGGTGTGCAACCGCAACTTGGTCCAGATGCGACCGGACTAGGTTGGATTTATCAATACTATCTGCACGTGGACCCGGCTCAGGCGCCGGGTGGCGGGTACGATCTGGGTCAGTTGCGCGCCGTGCAGGATTGGCAGGTGCGTTATCAACTCGCCAGCGTGCCGGGCGTGGCGGAAGTCGCGAGCATCGGCGGCTTCGTCAAGCAATACCAGGTTGAATTAAGCAGCACAAAAATGCGCGCGGCGGGCGTTTCGCTCGGGGAAGTTCTGCGCGCCGTGCAGGACGCCAATCTGAACGTCGGCGGCAAAGCGCTTGAGGAAAACGGCGCGGAATTTGTGCTGCGCGGCATCGGCTTGATCACCAGTCCCGACGACCTCGAGCTGACCGCCATCAAGAGCGTGAATGGCACGCCGATCTATTTGCGCGACGTGGCCACCATTCAAATCGGCGGGGCGTTTCGGCGCGGCGCGCTGGACATCAACGGTGCCGAGGCGGTGGGCGGCACGGTCATCATGCGCACTGGCGAGAACGCCAAAGCGGTGATTCAACGGGTGAAGGAACGGATCGCGGACCTGGCGTCGAGTTTGCCGCCGGGCGTTTCCATCCGCTCCTTTTACGATCGCAGCACGTTGATTGATCGCACCCTGGACACGCTGAAACACGCGCTCGTCGAGGAAATTCTCCTCGTCACCCTGGCGCACATTATTTTCCTGTGGCATTTCCGCAGCATTTTCATCGTCACCCTGCCGCTGCCCATTTCCATTCTGATTTCGTTTCTGTTGATGCGGGAATTGGGCATCACCAGCAACATCATGTCGCTCACCGGGATTGCGATTGCCATCGGCGTGCTGGTGGACGCCGCCATCGTGGTGACGGAAAATGTGATCCGCCAATGCGAACGGGGCGAAGCGGAACGAGGTCGCGCGTTGACGGCGAATGAACGCTGGAGCGTAACGCTGACGGCCTGTCAGCAGGTTGGGCGGCCCATCTTCTTTGCGATGGCCATCATCATTCTGGCCTTCGTGCCGGTGTTCGCGCTGACGGGGCGCGAAGGCAAGCTGTTTCATCCGCTGGCCTGGACCAAAACCTTTGCGATGATCGGTTCGACGCTGTTGGCGGTGACGTTGGTCCCCGTCTTGTGCAGCCTGCTGGTGCGCGGTCCGTTTCATTCCGAGGACCGCAACCTCTTCATGCGGTTACTGCTGAAAATGTACGATCCGGTGTTGGATTGGGCGTTGCGCTTTCGCAAAACCGTCATTGCGGTGGCGGCCTTGGTGTTGGCCGCGGCCCTGGTGGTGGCGTTCGGTTTGCCGTCGGGATGGACCGCGCGCTGGCGGCAGGCGGGTTGGACGCGCACCGCAAACTGGGCGCAGGGTTTCGGCAAGGAATTCATGCCGTCGTTGAACGAGGGCGGATTGCTGTCCATGCCGGTGCTGCTGCCCAAAACCGGATTCTCCGAAATTCAACGGGTCATGTCGTGGCAGGACGAGATGCTGGCGAAAATCCCGGAAATCGAAATGGTGGCGGGCAAGCTCGGGCGCTTCGAGACGCCCACCGATCCCGCGCCCACCGAGATGTTGGAAACCACCATCACGTTGAAGCCGGAATGGATTTCCACCAACCGCACGGTGCTGGGCTTTATCAAACTACCCCGCGTTGTGCGCAATCCTGCCTGGCGCGAAGGCATGACCCTCGAACAGCTCAAGGCGGAATTGACCGAGCAACTGCGGATCGTGCCGGGTTACGTGCCCGCGTTGCTGCAACCGATCGAGAGCCGCATCCTCATGCTGTACACCGGGATTCGCGCGCAGGTCGGCGTGAAAATTTATGGCGACAACCTGGAGGCGTTGCAGCGTAAAGCGTACGAGGTGGAAGCCGTCATGCGGAAAATTCCCGGCGCCACCGGCGTTTCGCCCTCGCGCGATCAGGGCAAACCGTATCTCAACGTGAAAGTGGATCGCCGGGCCATGGCGCGCTACGGATTGAGCGCGCGCGACGTGCTGGATGCCGTCGAGGTGGGGCTGGGCGGCAAAGACGTAAGCGTGGTCATCGCCGGCCGCGAGCGCTATCCGATCCAGGTGCGCCTGGAACGCGGCGAACGCGATGATCTGGAAAAGATTGGGCGATTGCTCATCGCCACTCATTCCGAAAACAACAATCGCGCGGCAGTCCCGGCTGGTGGCAGGGCAACCGTTTCGAGTGAGCGGGATGAGCCAGGTTACATTCCGCTGGCAATGGTGGCCTCCATCACCCGGGCAATCGGCGCGAACGAGATTGCCAGCGAGAACGGACAACTGCGCGCTTATGTGCAGGCGAACGTTCAAGACCGCGACCTCGGTGGTTTCGTGCGCGATGTGGAAGCGGCGCTACGGACGTTGAACTGGAGCGGCATGACGTATCAGTTGGCCGGCGAATACGAAAACCAACGCCGGTTCGCGCAGACGATGCGACTCGTTTTTCCGGCGGTGTTGCTGATCATTTTCCTGCTGCTGTATCAGATTTATCACCGCGCGGCGGAAGCGGCGCACGTACTATTGGCGGTGCCGTTTGCGTTGAGCGGCGGGGTGTTTCTGCAAAAGTTGATGGGCTACAACTTCAACGGCGCGGTGTGGGTCGGTTACATTGCGCTGTTTGGCACGGCCGTTCAAACTGGCGTGGTGATGGTGGTGTATCTGGAGGAGATGTTGGAAAAACGACGAAAAGAACGCGGCGCCGCCTTCAATGCCGCGGATCTGGTCCGCGCGGTCAAGGACGGCGCGCGACTGCGCTTGCGTCCGAAAGTGATGACCGTGGCGACCATTGTGGCAAGTTTGCTGCCGATCATGTGGAGTCACCGGCAGGGCGCGGAAGTGATGAAACCACTGGCCGCACCGGTGATCGGCGGCATGATCAGCAGCTTGTTGCATATTTTGATTGTGACGCCCGTCATCTTTGCCTGGCTGCGCGGACGCGAGTTGTCCCAACCCAAATCGCCGCCGCCGCCATGA
- a CDS encoding efflux RND transporter periplasmic adaptor subunit, with translation MKTLSCCGRLIAIVGFGLMWFTLAGCRDSGDHPAAAVRAVQYYQCSMHPHIRAEQPGRCPICGMELTPIYASDHGAGADENTITLSENSVRVLNVQTTEVKTQALTKTLTVAGTMEQDDTRRRAITAYVGGRIDKLHFGFVGAEVAAGQPLAEIYSPALLQAEREYRVAPDELRAAVASRLRQLGLTEAQIQGVPEKDPHQLTSEILAPIGGTVTAKDVVAGQYISEGTRLFEIADFSRLWFQFQVYEQDLSWVRPGQTVTVSTPAHPGQSVTGVISFLSPELDPLTRTLRARVELENPVVNGRRLLTYRGYAEGRVQLAAPEVLAVPRRAILQAGPEAVAFVDEGGGGYSRRTVQLGRRGDTLVEILGGLSAEENVVVNGNLLMDGQVEINRPPTPARADATVPTEAWPALTATQQQAVTDYLALADALAAALAADDVKQFNLRAAPAAEVSARLLAAFEESGPWQPLARATLNPGQLASAATLEAARKAFYPFSEATVALAQAARKHETAFAGVKVFRCPMTKDAFPGAPNRAEWMQLQPGARNPWFGAEMLDCGAEVKP, from the coding sequence ATGAAAACTCTCTCCTGCTGCGGGCGACTGATCGCCATCGTCGGCTTTGGTCTGATGTGGTTCACGCTGGCCGGTTGTCGAGACTCCGGGGATCATCCCGCGGCCGCCGTGCGCGCCGTGCAGTATTACCAATGTTCCATGCACCCGCATATCCGGGCCGAGCAACCGGGGCGCTGCCCGATTTGCGGCATGGAACTCACCCCGATTTACGCAAGCGACCACGGCGCGGGCGCGGACGAAAACACGATCACGCTTTCGGAAAACTCCGTGCGCGTGCTGAACGTCCAGACCACCGAAGTGAAAACGCAGGCGCTGACCAAGACCCTGACGGTGGCCGGGACGATGGAACAGGACGACACGCGGCGCCGCGCGATCACGGCTTACGTCGGCGGCCGCATTGATAAATTGCACTTCGGTTTTGTCGGCGCGGAGGTGGCGGCGGGGCAACCGTTGGCCGAAATTTACAGTCCGGCGCTGCTGCAAGCGGAGCGTGAATACCGGGTCGCGCCGGACGAATTGCGGGCGGCGGTCGCTTCGCGATTGCGGCAACTGGGTTTAACGGAGGCGCAAATTCAAGGTGTGCCGGAGAAGGATCCTCATCAGCTCACCTCGGAAATTCTGGCGCCCATCGGCGGTACCGTGACGGCGAAAGACGTCGTGGCCGGACAATATATTTCCGAGGGAACGCGCCTGTTCGAGATCGCGGATTTTTCCCGACTTTGGTTCCAGTTTCAGGTTTACGAGCAAGACTTGTCGTGGGTGCGTCCCGGGCAAACCGTAACCGTCAGCACGCCCGCGCATCCTGGTCAATCCGTCACGGGCGTCATCAGTTTTCTCTCGCCGGAGCTTGATCCGTTGACGCGCACGTTGCGGGCCCGAGTGGAATTGGAAAACCCCGTCGTCAACGGGCGGCGTCTTCTGACCTATCGCGGTTATGCCGAAGGCCGGGTGCAGTTGGCCGCACCTGAAGTGTTGGCGGTGCCGCGCCGCGCGATTTTACAAGCCGGCCCGGAAGCGGTGGCGTTCGTGGACGAGGGTGGCGGCGGTTATTCCCGGCGCACCGTGCAGTTGGGTCGGCGCGGCGATACGCTCGTGGAAATCCTCGGCGGCCTAAGCGCCGAGGAAAACGTGGTGGTGAACGGCAATTTGTTGATGGACGGACAAGTGGAAATTAATCGCCCCCCCACCCCGGCGCGAGCCGATGCAACCGTCCCGACGGAGGCGTGGCCGGCCTTGACCGCAACGCAACAACAAGCGGTAACGGATTATCTGGCGCTGGCCGATGCGTTGGCGGCGGCGCTCGCGGCGGACGACGTGAAGCAGTTTAATTTGCGCGCCGCGCCGGCGGCCGAAGTGAGCGCACGACTGCTGGCGGCATTTGAGGAATCGGGGCCGTGGCAGCCACTGGCGCGAGCCACGTTGAACCCGGGGCAACTCGCTTCCGCCGCGACCCTCGAAGCCGCGCGGAAAGCGTTTTATCCGTTCAGCGAAGCGACGGTCGCTTTGGCGCAGGCGGCGCGCAAACACGAAACCGCGTTTGCCGGCGTGAAGGTGTTCCGTTGCCCCATGACGAAGGACGCGTTTCCGGGCGCACCCAATCGGGCGGAATGGATGCAACTGCAACCCGGCGCGCGCAATCCGTGGTTCGGGGCCGAGATGCTGGATTGCGGCGCGGAAGTGAAACCCTGA
- a CDS encoding TolC family protein, with product MKRKILGRLVAAIIMLAAGSGSGFGQTPPELSDINPPPTADAGRQLTPALLAEWVAELATNHPALLAAQARTNAAAAQIESIRTWEDPVVRVGGMAANRMMRQDDGDFIYGLEQKLPLFGKPGAQRELAAAELAVAATAGDAQFQRLRQELLQALSRAALADETVAIAGQDLQWLDLTTRTIEASYRSGNARLVDVLTLQNEQSKRAAELQTERANRAQAYLVVNRLLNRDLTQAWPRLRLPPVAAEIQFQPHLLAAALAHSPDLARARADIQVATAGVQLAGKERWPDVMLELQNSTYVRERDWRSTEVMLGFSIPWGNRAKYRAAIRREEQQRRAAELESLDAIQTVRVEMHALITRATTARREALLYQDQVIPRSEQALASAEALFESGGLLRDVLDARRMLLDGRLRYAQAVAEQYQALAELARYCGCADWEALQTLASETKGNTP from the coding sequence ATGAAGAGAAAAATACTGGGTCGGTTGGTTGCGGCCATCATTATGTTGGCCGCGGGGAGCGGGTCTGGATTCGGCCAGACGCCGCCAGAGTTGTCGGACATCAATCCGCCGCCCACAGCGGATGCCGGACGGCAACTCACGCCCGCGTTGCTCGCGGAATGGGTTGCTGAATTGGCAACGAACCATCCGGCGTTGCTGGCGGCACAAGCCCGCACCAACGCCGCTGCCGCGCAAATTGAATCCATTCGCACCTGGGAGGACCCCGTGGTGCGCGTGGGCGGAATGGCGGCAAACCGCATGATGCGCCAGGACGACGGCGATTTTATTTACGGTCTCGAACAGAAGCTGCCGCTGTTCGGCAAGCCGGGCGCGCAACGCGAGCTGGCGGCGGCGGAACTGGCCGTGGCCGCCACGGCGGGTGACGCTCAATTTCAACGGTTGCGCCAGGAATTGCTCCAGGCGCTGAGTCGCGCGGCGTTGGCGGATGAAACGGTGGCGATTGCCGGACAGGATTTACAATGGCTGGATTTGACCACGCGCACCATTGAAGCCAGCTATCGCTCGGGCAACGCGCGACTCGTGGATGTGTTGACCTTGCAAAACGAGCAAAGCAAACGCGCCGCCGAACTCCAGACCGAACGCGCCAACCGCGCGCAAGCTTACCTGGTCGTGAACCGATTGCTGAATCGCGATCTGACCCAGGCCTGGCCTCGACTGCGATTGCCACCAGTGGCGGCAGAAATTCAATTTCAACCGCACTTGCTGGCGGCGGCGCTGGCTCATTCGCCGGACCTGGCGCGGGCGCGGGCGGATATTCAAGTGGCAACGGCCGGCGTACAACTGGCGGGCAAGGAACGCTGGCCCGACGTGATGTTGGAATTGCAAAACAGCACTTACGTTCGCGAACGCGACTGGCGCTCCACGGAAGTCATGCTCGGCTTCAGCATCCCGTGGGGGAATCGCGCCAAATACCGCGCCGCCATCCGCCGCGAGGAACAGCAGCGTCGTGCCGCCGAACTGGAATCGCTCGACGCCATCCAGACGGTACGGGTGGAAATGCACGCGCTCATCACCCGCGCGACCACCGCGCGCCGCGAGGCGCTGTTGTATCAGGATCAAGTCATTCCTCGCAGCGAACAGGCGTTGGCCAGCGCCGAGGCGCTCTTTGAATCCGGCGGACTGTTGCGCGATGTGCTCGACGCGCGGCGCATGTTGCTGGACGGTCGGTTGCGTTACGCCCAAGCCGTGGCTGAACAATATCAGGCGCTTGCCGAACTGGCTCGTTATTGCGGCTGTGCCGATTGGGAAGCGTTGCAAACCCTCGCGAGCGAAACGAAAGGAAATACACCATGA
- the thiD gene encoding bifunctional hydroxymethylpyrimidine kinase/phosphomethylpyrimidine kinase encodes MKRPAWPIALTIAGSDSGGGAGIQTDLKTFAALRCHGTSAITCITAQNPRAVTGIQPVRPDLVRDQMAAVMGALPVGAAKTGMLFSADIINRVADFWEAGRRPPLVVDPVMVATSGAVLLKPSAIRALKERLLPRAVLITPNLDEAQLLVGRKLRTLEDLLEAAESLRATFGATALVKGGHLDLQGEAVDVLFDGKRFTVLKTRRIKGVTTHGTGCTYSAAITAYLARGAKLEAAVRAAKQFITRAIAHSYRIGRYQALYPAAAGK; translated from the coding sequence ATGAAACGTCCCGCGTGGCCCATCGCGCTCACCATCGCTGGTTCGGACAGTGGCGGCGGCGCGGGCATCCAGACCGATCTGAAAACCTTTGCGGCGTTGCGTTGCCACGGCACAAGCGCCATCACCTGCATCACGGCGCAGAATCCCAGGGCGGTGACGGGCATCCAGCCGGTGCGCCCGGACCTGGTGCGCGATCAAATGGCGGCGGTCATGGGCGCCTTGCCCGTTGGCGCGGCTAAAACCGGAATGTTGTTTTCAGCGGACATCATCAACCGCGTTGCCGATTTTTGGGAGGCGGGCCGGCGGCCGCCGTTGGTGGTGGACCCGGTCATGGTCGCCACCAGTGGCGCGGTATTGCTCAAACCTTCGGCCATCCGCGCGTTGAAAGAACGCTTGTTGCCGCGCGCCGTCCTGATCACGCCAAATCTGGATGAGGCGCAGCTTCTCGTGGGTCGGAAACTCCGCACTCTGGAGGATTTGCTCGAGGCGGCGGAATCGTTGCGCGCCACTTTTGGCGCCACGGCCCTGGTGAAGGGCGGCCATCTCGATTTGCAGGGAGAAGCGGTGGATGTGTTGTTTGACGGCAAGCGCTTCACCGTGTTAAAGACCCGGCGCATCAAAGGCGTCACCACGCACGGCACGGGTTGCACTTATTCAGCGGCCATCACCGCCTATTTGGCGCGCGGCGCGAAACTGGAAGCCGCCGTCCGGGCGGCGAAGCAATTCATCACCCGCGCCATTGCGCACAGTTATCGGATCGGAAGGTATCAGGCGCTATACCCGGCCGCCGCGGGCAAATAA
- a CDS encoding DUF4838 domain-containing protein, translating into MRMVLITVWLAAATATAVGKSAITLADVSAWKIVCAPMATESEHYAATEFRRLFREMTGAILPIQEAAPPHVGAICIGSAAVSERGEPALAPGLYGDEGFRLEVRDQSICIDGTGPRGALYGVYEFFEELCGVRFLTFDHTYYPERALERKIKLGSYGIEPPAFAFRWSYYGENARHPEFATRLRVNTVTDDPKLGGRTGWRLVSHNVAYLVPPAKWGKEHPEYFALVDGQRRLEMGGGGPQLCMSNPELVEVVVQAVLEEIRKDPSARNINIAQMDNESYCTCPNCAALDAREESHAATTLSFVNAVAERVERTHPEIILSTYAYLYTRKPPKTIRARANVMIQLCSIECCDFHAIDDRACAVNRLFCEDLAGWKRKADRIFIWHYNTNFKGYTLPFPNLRSIGRSVAYFAKNHGRGVFMQAAGNGFSTELSDLRNYVMARCLWRPGRDSWQEAAEFCRLHYAEAAEPILAYLKYYHDLVGAAGVHPTCFPTEAALAINPESARRIMEYFDAALARAQSETIRARVAKASVCALRAALSAASMELVLTNGVCRPNLAGFPPDLLERYTALCERFEVKMEDELTTTAQFLTDLGKLHAGLKAVPLENDFWRVVTLPESSVRVVEMTYKPTGRNVAYARRSFGRFRFEEWLRQGEGPSALNVASFDYTAARDRAVFNLTTQDGTRIERRITLQDEAIHFVTVMTAGAPREFDFWIHPEYDTASATDDPRELALYVKQSGWQQVNRQWRHAVPTPEQLAMVQQAANGGGYAYFNRRAGFGVEQRFAPGDFSSLGLFWKPSRQQINLELFSPRVALQSGEQARYAYEVRYLQQPP; encoded by the coding sequence ATGCGAATGGTTTTGATTACGGTATGGCTCGCGGCGGCTACCGCAACTGCGGTCGGGAAAAGCGCCATCACACTGGCCGATGTCAGCGCGTGGAAAATCGTGTGCGCGCCAATGGCAACGGAGTCCGAGCATTACGCCGCTACGGAATTTCGGCGGCTGTTCCGCGAAATGACCGGGGCCATCCTGCCCATTCAGGAAGCGGCTCCGCCCCACGTCGGCGCGATTTGCATCGGCAGCGCCGCTGTCTCGGAACGCGGCGAACCGGCCTTGGCGCCTGGGTTGTACGGTGACGAGGGATTCCGACTCGAAGTGCGTGATCAAAGCATTTGCATTGACGGGACCGGTCCGCGCGGAGCGCTCTACGGCGTCTATGAATTTTTCGAGGAGTTGTGCGGCGTCCGATTTCTCACCTTTGATCACACGTATTATCCGGAGCGGGCTTTGGAGCGAAAAATCAAACTGGGCAGTTACGGAATCGAGCCGCCCGCCTTTGCTTTTCGCTGGTCATATTATGGAGAGAATGCCCGGCATCCCGAGTTCGCCACGCGTCTGCGGGTGAACACCGTCACCGACGATCCCAAACTGGGCGGCCGCACGGGTTGGCGGTTGGTGAGCCATAACGTGGCTTATCTCGTGCCGCCCGCGAAGTGGGGGAAGGAACACCCCGAATACTTCGCGCTGGTGGATGGCCAACGCCGCCTGGAGATGGGCGGCGGCGGACCGCAATTGTGCATGAGCAATCCGGAGTTGGTCGAAGTGGTGGTGCAAGCGGTGCTTGAGGAAATCCGCAAAGATCCGAGCGCGCGCAACATCAACATCGCGCAGATGGACAACGAAAGTTATTGCACCTGTCCGAATTGTGCCGCACTGGATGCGCGTGAAGAATCCCATGCCGCGACCACGTTGAGCTTCGTCAACGCCGTGGCGGAACGCGTCGAGCGGACGCATCCGGAAATCATCCTTAGCACGTACGCCTATTTGTACACCCGCAAACCGCCGAAAACGATCCGGGCGCGGGCCAACGTGATGATCCAGTTGTGCAGCATCGAGTGCTGCGATTTCCACGCCATTGACGACCGAGCGTGCGCGGTGAACCGGTTGTTCTGCGAGGACCTGGCGGGTTGGAAGCGGAAAGCTGATCGCATTTTCATCTGGCATTACAACACCAACTTCAAGGGTTACACGCTGCCGTTTCCGAATCTCCGCAGTATTGGTCGAAGTGTGGCGTATTTTGCCAAGAACCACGGTCGCGGCGTTTTCATGCAGGCGGCCGGCAACGGTTTTTCCACCGAGTTGAGCGACCTGCGGAATTACGTCATGGCACGCTGTCTGTGGCGACCGGGCCGGGATAGCTGGCAGGAAGCGGCGGAATTCTGTCGGCTGCATTACGCGGAAGCAGCCGAACCGATTCTCGCCTACCTCAAGTATTACCACGATCTGGTTGGCGCGGCGGGAGTGCATCCCACCTGTTTCCCCACCGAAGCCGCGTTGGCCATCAACCCGGAATCAGCGCGACGCATCATGGAGTATTTCGATGCGGCCCTGGCCCGAGCGCAATCGGAGACGATCCGCGCTCGCGTCGCCAAAGCCTCGGTATGTGCTCTGCGCGCGGCGTTAAGCGCCGCCAGCATGGAGCTGGTGCTCACCAACGGCGTTTGCCGTCCCAATCTGGCCGGTTTCCCGCCCGATTTACTGGAGCGCTACACCGCGTTGTGTGAGCGCTTTGAAGTCAAGATGGAGGACGAACTCACCACCACGGCACAGTTCCTGACTGACTTGGGCAAACTGCACGCCGGATTGAAAGCCGTGCCCCTCGAAAACGATTTTTGGCGCGTAGTGACGTTGCCGGAAAGCAGCGTCAGAGTGGTCGAAATGACGTACAAGCCCACCGGCCGTAATGTGGCGTACGCGCGACGATCGTTTGGACGGTTCCGGTTTGAGGAATGGCTGCGCCAGGGCGAAGGCCCGTCCGCGTTGAACGTTGCCTCGTTTGACTACACCGCCGCGCGGGATCGCGCCGTATTTAATTTGACCACCCAGGACGGCACCCGCATTGAGCGTCGTATTACCTTGCAGGACGAGGCGATTCATTTTGTGACCGTGATGACGGCGGGCGCGCCGCGAGAGTTTGATTTTTGGATTCATCCGGAATACGACACGGCGAGCGCCACGGACGATCCACGAGAACTGGCGCTCTACGTGAAACAATCCGGCTGGCAGCAGGTGAACCGTCAGTGGCGGCATGCCGTGCCGACCCCCGAGCAACTGGCAATGGTCCAGCAAGCCGCGAACGGCGGCGGCTACGCTTATTTTAATCGCCGCGCTGGATTCGGAGTGGAACAACGTTTTGCGCCCGGTGATTTCAGCAGTCTGGGCTTGTTCTGGAAACCGTCCCGACAGCAGATCAACCTGGAATTATTTTCGCCCCGCGTGGCGCTGCAATCCGGCGAACAAGCGCGCTACGCCTACGAAGTGCGCTACCTGCAACAACCGCCGTGA
- a CDS encoding HipA N-terminal domain-containing protein, giving the protein MAGVEPLPKEEKLAFKVMLDSDEIGTLRAEEGEWLFSYSDEFQKQTEIKPIANFPDVKRQYRNRSLWPFFALRIPSPEQPAVREFIRKLPHKKPDEGILLKEFGERTIANPFRLVPV; this is encoded by the coding sequence TTGGCGGGTGTCGAACCTTTGCCCAAGGAGGAGAAACTGGCCTTCAAGGTGATGTTGGATTCCGATGAAATCGGGACGCTCAGGGCCGAGGAGGGCGAATGGCTATTTTCGTATTCAGACGAGTTTCAGAAGCAAACCGAGATCAAACCGATAGCGAATTTCCCGGATGTCAAAAGACAATATCGCAATCGCTCGCTGTGGCCGTTTTTCGCGCTGCGCATTCCCAGTCCGGAACAGCCGGCCGTGCGCGAATTCATTCGTAAGCTACCACACAAGAAACCAGACGAAGGAATCCTGCTGAAAGAGTTCGGAGAGCGGACCATCGCCAACCCATTTCGTCTTGTTCCGGTTTAG
- the nth gene encoding endonuclease III encodes MVFQCCCATYAGSVVPRETVKAKITRTRQIIAGLQQTYPDAHCELNFSNPLELLIATILSAQCTDKRVNLVTPALFKKYRTAADYATAPLSELEALIQTTGFFRNKAKNIQACCRMLVEQHGGAVPRTMEELHALRGVGRKTANVVLGNAYQINAGIVVDTHVARVAQRLGLTRQTDAEKIERELIPLVPPAQWTLFSHWFIWHGRRRCSARKPDCAHCEIAALCPRIGMK; translated from the coding sequence GTGGTTTTCCAATGTTGTTGCGCCACCTATGCTGGGTCGGTCGTGCCGCGCGAAACCGTCAAAGCTAAAATTACCCGCACCCGCCAGATCATTGCCGGGTTGCAACAGACGTATCCCGATGCGCATTGCGAGTTGAATTTTTCCAATCCGCTCGAATTACTCATCGCCACCATCCTCTCGGCGCAATGCACGGATAAACGGGTCAATCTGGTCACGCCGGCGCTGTTCAAAAAATACCGCACGGCGGCGGATTACGCGACGGCGCCATTGTCCGAACTGGAGGCGCTGATTCAAACCACGGGGTTCTTTCGCAACAAGGCGAAGAACATTCAGGCGTGTTGTCGGATGTTGGTGGAACAGCACGGCGGCGCCGTGCCGCGTACGATGGAGGAATTGCATGCGTTGCGCGGCGTCGGACGCAAGACCGCGAATGTGGTGCTGGGCAACGCTTATCAGATCAACGCCGGCATCGTGGTGGATACGCACGTGGCGCGGGTGGCGCAACGGCTGGGGCTGACGCGCCAGACGGATGCGGAGAAGATCGAGCGCGAGTTGATCCCGCTGGTGCCGCCGGCGCAGTGGACGTTGTTCAGTCACTGGTTCATCTGGCACGGTCGGCGCCGCTGCTCCGCGCGCAAGCCGGATTGCGCTCACTGTGAAATCGCCGCACTTTGTCCCCGCATCGGTATGAAATGA